From Paenibacillus sp. PK3_47, the proteins below share one genomic window:
- a CDS encoding SDR family NAD(P)-dependent oxidoreductase — MMIKWAFVTGADRGVGLSLAKGLLARGYHVFAGQYAEDGNELERLEETSEGKLKAVPLDISDGNSVSKALEAVAAVTDRLEILINNGAILGDMQATVEDELDFEEMDKVFRVNTLGALRMSNGLIGPIMKSESKLIVNISSEAGSIGSCWRNAWYAYCMSKAALNMQSQLIHNQISPRGGKVLVLHPGHVQTYMQGKLDTAGKLTPDESAGQILERIAQRLDPGYAGEGLALIDDEGKELPW; from the coding sequence ATGATGATCAAATGGGCATTTGTTACGGGGGCCGACCGGGGAGTCGGACTGAGCTTGGCCAAAGGGTTACTTGCACGGGGCTATCATGTGTTTGCCGGACAGTATGCTGAAGACGGGAATGAGCTTGAGCGGCTTGAGGAGACCAGTGAAGGAAAACTGAAGGCGGTTCCGCTAGATATAAGTGATGGAAACAGTGTCAGTAAAGCGCTGGAAGCAGTAGCTGCGGTCACGGACCGGCTCGAGATTCTGATCAACAACGGGGCCATTCTCGGAGATATGCAGGCGACGGTTGAGGATGAACTGGATTTTGAAGAGATGGACAAGGTGTTCCGCGTGAATACGCTGGGTGCGCTGAGAATGTCGAACGGGCTGATCGGGCCTATTATGAAAAGCGAGAGCAAGCTCATCGTCAACATATCTTCTGAGGCAGGCAGCATTGGAAGCTGCTGGCGGAACGCCTGGTACGCTTACTGCATGTCCAAGGCGGCCCTCAATATGCAGTCCCAGCTGATCCATAACCAGATCTCTCCCCGGGGAGGCAAGGTGCTGGTCCTTCATCCCGGCCATGTCCAGACCTACATGCAGGGCAAGCTGGATACGGCAGGCAAGCTGACACCGGATGAATCTGCCGGACAGATTCTGGAGCGGATTGCTCAGCGGCTTGATCCGGGATATGCAGGGGAAGGGCTGGCATTGATTGATGACGAGGGCAAGGAGCTGCCTTGGTAG
- a CDS encoding SGNH/GDSL hydrolase family protein, producing MQNNRYSEAGTVEGPAAPQDPAERRNGFFVLFETIIEATERAEGSPSQEIYLEGSYLKDKAKYIGGVTDEGMLELLGSWTGFRQLVHSIGVSVKSEREQAEICFLLQNWGKTSKYETGTRLTLPCPADGTEVILTLADIVWNEDDEAPGKFAFEFSHAGELAAASIIFYLNDGYTVPELTPELPVPFGSEEYREMISKSLLQPGNNQRLKAAIEKAQRGEDVTIAYIGGSITQGAGAKPIHTECYAYQSYLEFKNRFGKDGGSHIHFIKAGVGGTPSELGVIRYDRDILRDGSAAPDIVVVEFAVNDAGDETKGNCYESLCLKILSADNRPAVILLFSVFVNDWNLQDRLSPVGRHYNLPMVSVKDAVTEQFRLSKAEGNIISKRQFFYDIYHPTNDGHRVMADCLTHLFSEAAHAPKDADDLLLNQPPAIGNDFTGIRLLDRNSLNSEVRIEAGGFRETDTDLQLVELDADPFGTAQFPYNWMHTSAGQESFRLWISSRILILIYKDSGSSDFGKAEILVDGKPVLIADPHVNNWTHCNPMILYHNETSAGHEVEIQMASGDQNKCFTVLGFGYL from the coding sequence ATGCAAAATAACAGGTATTCTGAAGCTGGAACGGTTGAAGGGCCCGCAGCGCCGCAGGACCCCGCCGAACGGAGAAACGGATTTTTCGTACTCTTTGAAACGATCATCGAGGCCACGGAACGGGCTGAAGGCAGCCCTTCCCAGGAGATTTATCTGGAAGGCAGCTATCTGAAGGACAAAGCCAAATATATCGGCGGGGTCACAGATGAGGGAATGCTGGAGCTGCTCGGCAGCTGGACCGGATTCCGCCAACTGGTCCATAGTATCGGGGTGTCTGTAAAGTCAGAGAGGGAACAGGCGGAGATCTGTTTTCTACTCCAGAACTGGGGCAAAACGAGCAAATATGAGACGGGTACGCGGCTGACCCTGCCCTGTCCCGCAGACGGGACAGAAGTCATCCTCACGCTTGCGGACATCGTCTGGAATGAAGATGATGAAGCTCCCGGCAAATTCGCCTTTGAATTCAGCCATGCGGGGGAGCTGGCGGCGGCGAGCATTATTTTTTATCTGAATGACGGATATACCGTGCCTGAACTCACCCCGGAGCTTCCGGTTCCATTCGGTTCTGAGGAATACCGGGAGATGATCAGTAAGTCTCTGCTGCAGCCCGGCAATAATCAAAGATTGAAGGCGGCCATTGAAAAGGCACAAAGGGGTGAAGATGTCACTATCGCCTACATCGGCGGTTCCATTACACAGGGTGCCGGAGCCAAACCGATACATACAGAATGCTATGCTTATCAATCGTATCTGGAGTTTAAGAACCGGTTCGGAAAAGACGGCGGCAGCCATATTCATTTCATCAAAGCTGGAGTCGGCGGGACACCGTCTGAGCTTGGCGTGATCCGTTATGACCGGGATATTCTCAGAGACGGCAGCGCTGCACCGGATATTGTGGTGGTAGAATTTGCGGTGAATGACGCAGGCGACGAGACCAAGGGCAACTGCTATGAAAGCCTGTGCCTGAAAATCCTCTCTGCCGACAACCGGCCGGCTGTGATTCTGCTGTTCAGTGTTTTTGTGAATGACTGGAACCTGCAGGACCGACTCTCCCCTGTAGGCCGTCACTACAACCTCCCTATGGTCAGTGTAAAGGATGCGGTGACGGAGCAGTTCCGGCTGAGCAAGGCAGAAGGGAACATCATCTCCAAAAGACAGTTTTTCTACGATATCTACCATCCCACCAATGACGGCCACCGGGTAATGGCGGATTGTCTCACTCATCTGTTCTCCGAGGCCGCCCATGCGCCAAAAGATGCTGATGATCTATTGCTGAACCAGCCGCCGGCCATCGGGAATGATTTTACCGGAATCCGGTTGCTTGACCGCAATAGTCTTAACAGCGAAGTGCGAATTGAAGCCGGCGGCTTCCGGGAGACCGATACCGATCTGCAGCTGGTGGAATTGGATGCAGACCCCTTTGGAACGGCGCAATTTCCGTACAACTGGATGCATACCTCCGCAGGGCAGGAAAGCTTCAGGCTGTGGATCAGCAGCAGAATTCTGATACTCATATATAAGGATTCAGGCAGCAGCGACTTCGGAAAAGCAGAGATTCTCGTGGACGGCAAGCCCGTGCTCATTGCGGATCCGCATGTCAACAACTGGACACACTGTAACCCGATGATTTTGTATCATAACGAAACAAGCGCCGGGCATGAGGTTGAAATCCAAATGGCAAGCGGGGATCAGAATAAATGCTTTACGGTTCTCGGCTTCGGGTATTTGTGA
- a CDS encoding ABC transporter ATP-binding protein encodes MQYAIEVKTLQKVFGTNTAVRQLSFQVKRGEVFGLLGPSGSGKTTTIKILTGELTPTDGEVKVLGLEQANFGTADFKSRIGILSDNSSLYERLSVYDNLKLFCKLYDVPLNRIAEILAEVNLQDEGPKTVSKLSKGMKQRVLLAKALIHTPELVFLDEPTSALDPANMEHIHRGLQRLNEAGTTIFLTTHNMEEAAALCDRVAFLHNGELQELDSPAALRFKYSTHAFHVETHAGERLVIANESGNAGQISALVAGGQVKSMHTDDPTLGQIFLKVTGKELE; translated from the coding sequence GTGCAATACGCAATTGAAGTCAAAACGCTGCAGAAGGTATTCGGGACGAATACCGCGGTCAGGCAGCTGAGTTTTCAGGTGAAAAGAGGAGAGGTATTCGGTCTGCTTGGACCCAGCGGATCGGGCAAAACAACAACGATCAAAATCCTGACCGGGGAGCTGACGCCAACCGATGGTGAAGTGAAAGTGCTCGGTCTGGAACAGGCAAATTTCGGGACGGCGGATTTCAAATCCCGGATCGGGATTTTATCGGATAACAGCTCCCTGTATGAGCGGCTGAGCGTCTATGATAATCTGAAGCTGTTCTGTAAATTATATGATGTTCCGCTGAACCGGATCGCTGAAATTCTGGCTGAGGTCAATCTGCAGGATGAGGGTCCGAAGACAGTCTCCAAGCTGTCAAAGGGGATGAAGCAGCGCGTACTGCTGGCCAAAGCGCTCATTCATACGCCGGAGCTGGTATTTCTGGATGAACCGACCTCTGCGCTCGATCCGGCCAATATGGAACATATCCACCGCGGACTGCAAAGGCTGAATGAAGCGGGGACGACGATTTTTCTGACTACGCATAATATGGAGGAAGCGGCGGCTTTGTGTGACCGGGTGGCCTTTTTGCATAACGGGGAGCTTCAGGAGCTGGACAGTCCGGCTGCACTGCGCTTCAAGTATTCGACACATGCCTTTCATGTGGAGACCCACGCCGGGGAAAGACTGGTCATTGCCAATGAATCCGGGAATGCCGGGCAGATCAGCGCACTGGTGGCGGGCGGACAAGTAAAGAGCATGCATACCGATGATCCGACGCTTGGCCAGATTTTTCTGAAGGTGACCGGAAAGGAGCTGGAATAA
- a CDS encoding ABC transporter permease, with translation MNIRRISAIFEKDLKDLMKNLTLIITVAIPVIIALVLDRVLADAEPTVSMMYMIVGGTFAAVTSGTIMNMMAEENEKKTLRGLIQSPASLLDIIIGKSLVTVLATLVSLIVSLLITGIEPFLNIRVILGLILLLVFFVLLGVCAALFAKSVAATSAFLMPFTFLFGFTPMIGSLGFAGENSIAARITVTFPVMQAMKLHDNSSWLPLGIITIWVLGAAVITYICFQKTKVDD, from the coding sequence ATGAATATCCGGCGCATCAGTGCCATTTTTGAAAAAGATCTCAAGGATCTCATGAAGAACCTGACCCTGATCATTACTGTGGCCATTCCTGTTATTATAGCGTTGGTACTCGACCGCGTTCTGGCGGATGCAGAGCCTACGGTTTCAATGATGTATATGATCGTCGGCGGTACGTTTGCCGCGGTTACATCAGGGACGATCATGAACATGATGGCCGAGGAGAATGAGAAAAAAACGCTGCGCGGACTGATCCAGTCCCCTGCTTCGCTGCTCGATATCATTATCGGAAAAAGTCTGGTCACCGTTCTGGCCACACTGGTCTCCTTAATCGTATCGCTGCTGATCACCGGCATTGAGCCGTTCCTGAATATCAGGGTCATCCTGGGTCTGATTCTGCTGCTGGTCTTCTTTGTGCTGCTTGGTGTCTGTGCCGCTTTATTTGCCAAGTCAGTTGCCGCAACCTCCGCCTTTCTGATGCCGTTCACGTTCCTGTTCGGATTCACTCCGATGATTGGCTCTCTTGGCTTTGCGGGGGAAAACAGTATAGCAGCCCGAATTACCGTTACATTTCCGGTGATGCAGGCCATGAAGCTGCATGATAACAGCTCCTGGCTGCCGCTCGGGATCATAACGATCTGGGTGCTTGGCGCGGCCGTCATTACGTATATTTGTTTTCAAAAAACCAAGGTGGATGATTAA
- a CDS encoding S-layer homology domain-containing protein, with protein sequence MMMRAVSINNMVSKTILIALVLLLILADSRIMAEPTAASKTAAVFTADMQQALDGAERVLLKAQPFPDEAAVGFFKNGRSLPEGYLEQTADIILEQHGKFAKVADLTRIALAYSAAGGNINNIAGTDLYPLLMNHDGMDTEGAAAAADAYITSNNSISYSYERTNRYPDLIFYQLLDMQLADGSWATAGQSAGDPAVTARVLTALAPVAGSEQAEEPVQKALQWLKDKQQPNGGFDGKTTITAEVIVGLSSLGLDAAAFAREGGASLLDHLLAAQLPGGGFSQQPGGSSDISATADAYLALTSYKLLSKHAGLLYDGLHHAGIQRATIQVEGPGGTLAGGRIPGGDAVKAAAAFLQSKGLAYKLSADTAKPAFTAIEGIQNGRYIGEGEWKIAVFSGGSSWLYPENISSRLTVNDGDQLLVYYADDTELPDRMEVKWKDKNGQENGGYANANTPFTIHITRSNNQLGGLPAFGVTVTLQGKSVVADSTGKVSFAGMKPGVYPVTVTKYRKDAAPVIVKRTFALHVSSPELASFKDANQVAAWARGDIAGALSSGYIQGVSASGNVLAPKQKLTRAEFLTLLMRLVHEFPDSKTAASGFKDVPAGKWYSGTVAKAVELGIIAPSASGKFEPDRGITREEAAVMVAKAAQLPTYGSAERMKFTDVNGLPAVSREAIQAMNEHEVMTGSGGRFEPKQVLVREQAAAILMRLQKLVPSALY encoded by the coding sequence TGGTTCTCTTGCTGATACTGGCAGACAGCAGGATAATGGCGGAGCCGACAGCTGCTTCAAAGACAGCAGCAGTATTCACTGCAGACATGCAGCAGGCGCTGGATGGGGCGGAGCGTGTGCTGCTCAAGGCGCAGCCTTTTCCGGATGAAGCCGCGGTTGGCTTTTTCAAGAATGGGCGCAGTCTGCCGGAAGGGTATTTGGAACAGACCGCAGATATAATTCTGGAGCAGCACGGCAAGTTCGCCAAGGTCGCGGATTTAACCCGGATAGCACTGGCTTACAGCGCCGCAGGCGGTAATATCAACAACATCGCCGGCACCGATCTGTATCCGCTGCTGATGAACCATGACGGAATGGATACAGAAGGGGCAGCCGCTGCCGCTGATGCCTATATTACCTCGAATAACTCCATTTCTTATTCGTATGAGCGGACGAACCGTTATCCTGATCTGATCTTCTATCAGCTGCTGGATATGCAGCTGGCGGACGGCAGCTGGGCAACGGCCGGCCAAAGTGCCGGAGATCCGGCAGTAACGGCCCGGGTGCTGACCGCTTTGGCCCCGGTAGCTGGGTCGGAACAGGCGGAGGAGCCGGTGCAGAAGGCTCTGCAGTGGCTGAAGGACAAGCAGCAGCCGAACGGCGGATTTGATGGAAAGACAACGATTACAGCAGAAGTAATCGTTGGCTTGTCCTCATTGGGGCTGGATGCGGCAGCTTTTGCCCGGGAAGGCGGAGCTTCGCTGCTGGACCATCTGCTGGCCGCGCAGCTTCCGGGCGGCGGCTTTTCACAACAGCCGGGCGGATCCAGTGATATTTCAGCCACGGCGGATGCCTATCTCGCCCTGACCTCTTACAAGCTGCTGTCCAAGCACGCCGGATTGCTGTATGACGGGTTGCATCATGCCGGCATTCAGCGGGCAACGATCCAGGTGGAAGGTCCCGGCGGAACCCTCGCCGGAGGGCGTATACCGGGGGGCGATGCGGTGAAGGCGGCCGCAGCTTTTTTACAGTCAAAGGGACTTGCTTACAAGCTGAGTGCGGACACAGCCAAACCGGCCTTCACAGCGATCGAAGGAATTCAGAACGGGCGGTACATCGGAGAAGGGGAATGGAAGATTGCCGTGTTCAGCGGGGGGAGCTCGTGGCTGTACCCGGAGAATATATCATCCAGACTGACGGTTAACGACGGGGACCAGCTGCTGGTCTATTATGCGGATGATACGGAACTTCCTGACCGTATGGAAGTGAAGTGGAAAGACAAGAACGGGCAGGAGAATGGCGGATACGCCAATGCCAACACACCGTTTACTATTCATATCACCAGATCGAACAACCAGCTGGGGGGACTTCCTGCCTTTGGGGTGACCGTAACGCTGCAAGGGAAAAGTGTGGTGGCCGACAGCACCGGAAAAGTGTCTTTTGCCGGAATGAAGCCGGGTGTATATCCAGTAACAGTGACCAAATATCGCAAAGACGCAGCTCCGGTCATTGTCAAGCGAACGTTTGCGCTGCATGTATCCTCTCCTGAGCTGGCCAGCTTTAAAGATGCCAATCAGGTCGCCGCCTGGGCTCGCGGTGATATCGCCGGGGCACTGAGCAGCGGATATATTCAGGGGGTAAGTGCCAGCGGGAACGTGCTTGCGCCAAAACAAAAGCTGACCCGGGCCGAATTTTTGACACTGCTGATGCGGCTGGTGCATGAGTTCCCGGACAGCAAAACGGCGGCTTCCGGTTTCAAGGATGTTCCAGCGGGCAAATGGTACAGCGGTACTGTTGCCAAAGCCGTGGAGCTGGGCATTATTGCTCCGTCAGCCTCCGGCAAGTTCGAACCGGACCGCGGCATTACGCGGGAAGAAGCGGCGGTAATGGTTGCGAAGGCAGCACAGTTACCTACGTACGGCAGCGCTGAGCGGATGAAATTCACTGATGTGAATGGCCTGCCTGCGGTTAGCCGCGAGGCGATCCAGGCAATGAATGAACATGAAGTAATGACCGGCAGCGGCGGCCGTTTCGAGCCGAAGCAGGTTCTCGTGCGTGAGCAGGCGGCAGCGATTTTGATGCGGCTGCAGAAATTAGTTCCGTCAGCTTTATACTGA
- a CDS encoding response regulator transcription factor has translation MAEFIITPEISDSGSLPAFTLTLRDFEAAAIYSDTDLQAELVKALRGQAGLQVFDYEEGLYTRLTVENNIAFFHKWFGCRVPLSEILVQFELHHCAGRPLHKCSESEIRRLYYAKYYMSGAGSMVFREPVQGVDVRTVNTLIRMLSKLKEHPVSVLILVSGMEHARILGDAAYKLQSDGIQQLEAADEDTAPEPEVPAAAPKTAKLFKIPAKVDDKIILFDPPEIDYIESRDGKAVLVINNESYAMDSTLADVEKKLEVYGFYRCHRSYIVNLQKVREIITWSKNTYSLRIDNQAESTIPLSRTKIQEVLEKFSLE, from the coding sequence ATGGCCGAGTTCATCATTACCCCTGAAATATCAGACAGCGGGTCGCTTCCCGCATTTACGCTTACTCTCCGCGATTTCGAGGCGGCGGCCATTTACAGTGATACAGATCTGCAGGCTGAGCTGGTGAAGGCCCTCCGCGGACAGGCCGGACTCCAGGTGTTTGATTATGAGGAAGGATTATATACGCGGCTGACTGTGGAGAACAATATTGCTTTTTTCCATAAATGGTTCGGCTGCCGGGTCCCGCTGTCTGAAATTCTCGTGCAGTTTGAGCTGCATCATTGTGCCGGGCGGCCCCTGCATAAGTGCTCGGAGTCGGAAATCCGCCGGCTGTATTATGCCAAGTATTATATGAGCGGCGCCGGGTCCATGGTCTTCCGCGAGCCTGTGCAGGGTGTGGATGTCCGGACGGTTAATACTTTGATCCGCATGCTGTCCAAGTTAAAGGAACACCCTGTCTCCGTACTTATTCTGGTATCCGGTATGGAGCACGCGCGGATTCTCGGGGACGCTGCCTATAAGCTTCAGTCTGACGGTATCCAGCAGCTTGAAGCAGCAGACGAGGATACAGCCCCTGAACCGGAAGTCCCCGCCGCCGCACCCAAAACAGCCAAACTGTTCAAAATTCCCGCCAAGGTGGACGATAAAATTATTCTGTTCGATCCTCCTGAGATTGACTACATTGAGAGCCGGGACGGCAAAGCCGTGCTTGTCATCAATAACGAAAGCTATGCCATGGACTCCACGCTTGCGGATGTCGAGAAGAAATTGGAGGTGTACGGATTTTACCGCTGTCACCGTTCGTATATTGTAAATCTGCAGAAGGTCCGCGAGATCATTACCTGGTCCAAAAATACATATTCACTCCGGATCGACAACCAGGCAGAGTCCACCATACCGCTCTCACGGACCAAAATACAGGAGGTTCTGGAAAAATTCAGCCTGGAATAG